A window from Danio aesculapii chromosome 6, fDanAes4.1, whole genome shotgun sequence encodes these proteins:
- the ilrun gene encoding protein ILRUN yields the protein MLMEGMDIDLDQELMQKFSCMGTTDKDVLISEFQRLLGFQLNPAGCAFFLDMTNWNLQAAIGAYYDFESPNINTPSMSFVEDVTIGEGESVPPDTPFTKTWRIQNTGTESWPPGVCLKYVGGDQFGHVNMVMVRSLDPQEISDVSVQMRSPAVPGMYQGQWRMCTATGLFYGDVIWVILSVEEGGLLGVTQQLSSFKTEFNTQPHRSLEGDFNPFASPQKNKQDTNEDHLKDPGGPWEAPLDSIQQDQNGLNHSSVNITPNGLQNNLSVVTYSQGINGPFPFGQS from the exons ATGCTCATGGAGGGCATGGACATAGACCTGGATCAGGAGCTCATGCAAAAATTCAGCTGCATGGGCACCACGGATAAAGATGTCCTCATCTCGGAGTTCCAGAGGCTGCTGGGATTTCAGCTCAACCCGGCTGGCTGCGCCTTCTTCCTGGACATGACCAACTG GAACCTTCAAGCAGCTATTGGTGCTTATTATGACTTTGAGAGTCCAAACATCAACACGCCATCAATGTCTTTTGTGGAAGACGTGACGATTGGAGAGGGGGAGTCTGTTCCTCCTGACACACCGTTCACAAAGACATGGAGGATACAGAACACAG GTACAGAGTCGTGGCCCCCAGGTGTGTGTCTGAAGTATGTGGGCGGGGATCAGTTTGGTCATGTGAACATGGTGATGGTGCGGTCTCTGGACCCTCAGGAAATCTCAGACGTGAGTGTGCAGATGCGCAGTCCAGCCGTTCCTGGCATGTACCAGGGCCAGTGGAGAATGTGCACAGCAACAGGACTTTTCTACGGAG ATGTGATCTGGGTGATTTTGAGTGTGGAGGAGGGAGGCCTGCTGGGCGTCACACAGCAGTTATCCTCCTTCAAGACGGAGTTCAACACGCAGCCACACCGCAGTCTGGAGGGAGACTTCAACCCTTTCGCCTCACCACAGAAGAACAAGCAGGACACCAATGAGGATCATCTAAAAGACCCCGGGGGCCCCTGGGAGGCCCCACTGGACTCCATTCAGCAAGATCAAAATGGACTCAATCACAGCTCTGTAAATATTACACCAAATGGTCTCCAAAACAACTTATCAGTAGTGACTTACAGCCAG